A single Prevotella sp. E15-22 DNA region contains:
- a CDS encoding AAA family ATPase, whose protein sequence is MFRILAIQVQKECKDSMRRCLVPGMMYYLNNEYVISETANSKCTMSRRTPFAKNIDEQFYRIDPDKNIRINVSAIVGENGAGKSTLVELLLRTINNAAIKFELLADKDELVYVEGLYVSVYFESDGSIFKLMVAGGKDDISLKEVGKIKPDGVTQEDRELSTDEVKECFFYTLVSNYSHYAYNTYDFRSEWIKQTDEDSCWLKWLFHKNDGYQAPLTLHPFRDKGTIGIEREKELSNQRLLYFFMDYGKTAGQNSVFENIKNKRPKYLNLVEVKKSKLQEHTILRFFQEEKNTYLLKEQIGIAETIGITKLKDGKLLAKNDTELIKKIIVPLEHLAYRTMGLDKDRQNRHHLLFRTMKTWIEEKDKELKDKGKDGLLPVESDLKKLLEVLESLHGYLKAETYQRAKKLELLLDRYSCMNLCQLQRLELIDDVCDFWNGHVAGVDIEEDMVVFDLTPTSIVKDYGELTQKEKCYHYIVYKTIDIFETYTRLYDDPTRYFHTMPLGFQGTTGNITAVPMEKAYIRLVADVRMEKTHITLKLRQTLYYLEHSLKDDADGYVVKGKLVEGFDGFCLSLEDLAAYYAEEEERNADTLPPPIYERHFIFETTDGRLTDMDTFSSGEKQILNTQSAIIYHLQNLCSIFKDKSRMKFSKVNIILEEIELYFHPDYQRKFVDSLIYLLEHSGIEDAITDINIIIVTHSPFILSDIPKSNVLFIKDGRIDNTMQTNTFGANIHNLLKNGFFLPGLPMGEFAHRKIDGLFAKLNSGEFPLEILDDIYRDIMLVGEPVLRNELLMLFGGYKSLKQ, encoded by the coding sequence ATGTTTAGAATATTAGCTATACAAGTTCAGAAAGAGTGCAAGGACAGTATGAGAAGATGCCTTGTGCCAGGGATGATGTACTATCTCAACAATGAGTATGTTATTTCCGAAACGGCAAATTCTAAATGCACAATGAGCAGGAGGACTCCGTTTGCTAAAAATATCGATGAACAATTCTATAGGATTGACCCTGACAAGAATATCCGTATCAATGTTTCGGCAATTGTGGGCGAAAATGGAGCGGGAAAGAGTACACTCGTGGAATTACTACTAAGGACGATTAACAATGCCGCTATTAAATTTGAGTTACTCGCAGATAAGGATGAATTGGTGTATGTAGAAGGGCTATATGTAAGTGTGTACTTTGAAAGCGATGGCAGTATTTTTAAATTAATGGTAGCGGGGGGAAAAGATGATATAAGCTTAAAGGAAGTAGGTAAGATAAAGCCAGATGGTGTTACACAGGAAGATCGTGAGCTGAGTACTGACGAGGTTAAAGAGTGCTTTTTCTATACGCTGGTGTCTAACTATTCGCACTACGCCTATAATACATACGACTTTAGGAGCGAGTGGATTAAACAAACTGACGAGGATAGCTGCTGGCTAAAGTGGTTGTTCCACAAGAACGACGGTTATCAGGCTCCACTAACTTTGCATCCATTTAGGGATAAGGGTACCATAGGGATTGAACGAGAAAAGGAACTTTCGAACCAGAGGTTGTTGTATTTCTTTATGGACTATGGTAAAACGGCGGGGCAAAACAGCGTATTTGAAAACATCAAGAATAAAAGGCCTAAATATCTGAACCTTGTTGAAGTGAAGAAATCGAAACTTCAGGAGCACACAATATTGAGATTCTTTCAAGAGGAAAAGAATACTTATCTGTTGAAAGAACAAATCGGTATAGCGGAAACTATTGGTATCACCAAGTTGAAAGACGGGAAACTTTTAGCAAAGAATGACACGGAACTTATAAAGAAAATAATTGTCCCATTGGAACATTTAGCCTATCGAACCATGGGGCTGGATAAAGACAGGCAGAACCGTCATCACCTCCTTTTCCGGACTATGAAGACTTGGATAGAGGAAAAAGATAAAGAACTGAAAGACAAAGGTAAGGATGGGTTACTGCCAGTAGAAAGTGATTTGAAAAAGTTACTTGAAGTTCTTGAGAGTTTGCATGGCTATCTAAAAGCTGAAACCTATCAACGAGCAAAAAAACTTGAACTACTTTTAGATAGGTATTCATGTATGAACCTCTGCCAGTTACAGCGATTGGAATTGATAGATGATGTGTGTGATTTTTGGAATGGCCATGTGGCAGGTGTGGATATTGAGGAGGATATGGTGGTATTCGACCTGACGCCTACATCTATCGTGAAGGATTATGGTGAACTCACACAGAAAGAAAAGTGCTACCACTATATCGTCTATAAGACCATTGATATTTTTGAGACATATACCAGATTGTATGATGATCCGACGAGATACTTTCATACTATGCCACTGGGATTTCAAGGTACAACTGGTAATATTACTGCTGTTCCCATGGAAAAAGCATACATAAGGCTGGTGGCAGACGTGAGAATGGAGAAGACACATATTACATTGAAGTTAAGGCAGACTCTCTACTATTTAGAGCACTCACTTAAGGACGATGCTGATGGATATGTGGTAAAAGGAAAACTTGTGGAAGGATTTGACGGATTCTGCTTGTCGCTTGAGGATCTTGCAGCATATTATGCAGAAGAGGAGGAACGCAATGCAGATACACTGCCGCCACCAATATACGAGAGGCATTTCATATTTGAGACAACGGACGGAAGATTGACAGATATGGATACTTTCAGTTCTGGGGAGAAACAAATCCTGAACACGCAAAGTGCCATTATCTATCATTTGCAAAACCTGTGCAGTATCTTTAAGGACAAATCAAGGATGAAATTCTCCAAGGTGAATATCATATTGGAAGAGATAGAACTGTATTTCCATCCTGACTACCAAAGGAAGTTTGTTGACAGTCTAATATACTTACTGGAACATTCGGGAATAGAGGATGCTATCACCGATATTAACATCATCATTGTGACACACTCACCATTCATCCTGTCGGACATTCCCAAGAGCAATGTGCTGTTTATAAAAGACGGTCGAATAGACAACACCATGCAGACGAATACATTCGGAGCAAATATTCATAATCTGCTTAAAAACGGATTCTTTCTGCCTGGGTTGCCGATGGGAGAGTTTGCACATAGGAAGATAGATGGGCTGTTTGCTAAACTTAATTCGGGTGAATTTCCTTTGGAGATACTTGATGATATCTATCGTGATATTATGTTAGTTGGAGAACCCGTGTTAAGAAACGAACTGTTGATGCTGTTTGGAGGTTACAAATCACTTAAACAATGA
- a CDS encoding HNH endonuclease: MINIQYLHSHHLDGICQAWKDAAKVLVEKKTTTKKYAYTQKYADGTSQTFLYDTLKDKIYGSCELILEGLIPDDTFFDTNFEVSCGLLKEELDFVFTDIWTYVGKDWLQVKEDADRCDNNKKDTCLYFYVYNALKEPFEELYKYMQELMQDMVFTELNIRTCPYCNRQYTFTLKPNKKGEPHTSPEFDHFYPKSLYPTLAISFYNLVPSCHCCNHGKGQKRLHINPYEKGFQGDFCIVNKDGYRLNIKEVLDIKDEKDIYVGYNGTLDEREDVRILGLDQLYTMHSDYIQEIIDNVNDYNEASANGLIDSFQGIYNTPQQIYDFVWGRHLELAEQELRPLSKFTKDILEQVGVKR, from the coding sequence ATGATAAACATTCAGTATCTTCATAGCCATCATCTTGATGGAATATGCCAAGCATGGAAAGATGCTGCAAAAGTACTGGTTGAGAAAAAAACAACCACCAAGAAGTATGCCTATACTCAAAAGTATGCTGACGGCACGTCGCAGACATTTCTATATGACACCCTTAAGGATAAAATATATGGGAGCTGTGAACTGATTTTAGAGGGCCTGATTCCTGACGATACATTTTTTGATACAAATTTTGAGGTGTCATGCGGATTACTGAAGGAGGAACTGGATTTTGTGTTTACAGACATTTGGACATACGTAGGAAAAGACTGGTTACAGGTGAAAGAAGATGCGGATAGGTGTGATAATAACAAGAAGGATACATGCTTATATTTCTATGTCTATAATGCATTGAAGGAGCCTTTCGAAGAACTCTATAAGTATATGCAGGAGTTGATGCAGGACATGGTATTTACAGAACTCAACATACGTACATGCCCTTATTGCAATAGGCAATACACCTTTACGCTAAAACCCAACAAGAAGGGGGAACCGCATACAAGCCCTGAATTTGATCATTTTTATCCCAAGAGTTTATATCCTACACTTGCTATCTCGTTTTATAATCTGGTGCCATCGTGTCATTGCTGTAATCACGGGAAAGGACAGAAACGACTACATATCAATCCCTACGAAAAAGGATTCCAAGGAGATTTTTGTATTGTAAACAAAGACGGCTACCGGTTAAATATTAAAGAGGTTTTGGACATAAAGGATGAAAAGGATATATATGTTGGATATAATGGGACACTTGATGAAAGAGAGGATGTAAGAATTCTTGGGTTGGATCAATTGTACACTATGCACAGTGACTATATACAAGAGATCATTGACAATGTGAACGACTATAACGAGGCATCAGCTAACGGACTGATTGACTCTTTCCAAGGCATATATAACACGCCACAGCAAATATACGACTTTGTATGGGGGCGGCATTTAGAACTGGCAGAACAAGAGTTGCGTCCGCTCTCTAAGTTTACTAAGGATATATTGGAACAGGTCGGGGTGAAGAGGTGA
- a CDS encoding P-loop NTPase fold protein, with protein sequence MPRLSIKYILGGIIIYAELLIVGLRDYICSEVIDKWYTFGIIAERVAACPWLIVVTSVILAIPYYYIIEHVYRHKRFSLLRFAFFTTTALMFFSLNGVALTGGFALTIALGCCFVGLCVLEVIKSLWNNDGQVTLIQENKEPIAKGFSNITKDDDLYDLGWESYAKGLYDKLVATNVEEAYAVGLNAKWGYGKTTFLNEIKKNLTGDEILMDFNPWLSNCPDQIVKDFFENLKEKLLKYDNQINDDIDNYVKLLINMDVHPLITSVAKLWEGVSSTSIADSRDNIQTRINRIGKKIIVVIDDLDRLEKDEIYEVLKLIRNTAKFKNLIYIVAYDRYYICTTLKEKGIVAPETYLYKIFQMEVLLPTFEGDLIEKMLMDELKKQLDGEVQLNFLKAIENEVSKANHTKRAIVFFLKNFRDVKRFANLLCLEIEQVATVKLVHDVLPWGLFWLEIIHYAYEDVYLKLRDNYTELLAENGFDGKLTLKDGKNDNGILDEHLFEVLKYMFGPSTDCRGINNINSYSTYFSLRPYIDQVGWSDFIYSVNTNDDQVVEQKMKEWLDSPEGKEASLYSRFKGIKIGKSTRFSKAFVHYFKALEFWADYKNNSVCKYYLPKIYHHIVDKRNCNDGMTSHVCDFFDKTINHLLEKRENCVLLMDILTEVYPMDFGEEYLINDNVIGEEKIKEYVVMAFNKFIEGREIKVEDLCDDKSEIHRLIKSAKIDMTEDFGGAPFFVFDFLLRDYFKNKPVKDSAAVLMNTFRLNGDMIDWGYEEDELRHDLSNRISKYFVSLIWYRNFLWQCVAEERTVVDKYMKDNLLA encoded by the coding sequence ATGCCACGGTTATCAATAAAGTACATATTAGGAGGAATTATTATCTATGCCGAACTACTGATTGTTGGGCTGAGGGACTATATATGTTCTGAAGTGATTGACAAATGGTATACATTTGGCATTATAGCAGAAAGAGTAGCTGCGTGCCCATGGCTAATAGTGGTAACATCGGTGATACTGGCTATACCTTACTATTATATCATAGAGCATGTATATCGCCATAAGCGGTTCTCGTTATTGCGATTTGCTTTTTTCACAACAACGGCATTGATGTTTTTCTCACTTAATGGTGTGGCATTGACGGGCGGATTTGCATTGACCATCGCTCTTGGCTGTTGTTTCGTTGGGTTATGTGTTTTAGAAGTAATCAAGTCGTTATGGAATAATGATGGGCAAGTTACACTCATTCAGGAGAATAAGGAGCCTATAGCCAAAGGGTTCTCAAATATTACGAAGGATGATGATCTTTATGATTTGGGATGGGAGAGTTATGCTAAGGGACTGTATGATAAACTGGTCGCTACGAATGTAGAAGAAGCCTACGCTGTAGGCCTTAATGCGAAATGGGGTTATGGAAAGACGACCTTCCTTAATGAAATCAAGAAGAACTTGACGGGTGATGAAATCCTTATGGACTTTAATCCTTGGTTAAGTAATTGTCCGGACCAGATTGTGAAAGACTTTTTTGAAAACCTAAAAGAAAAACTACTGAAATATGACAATCAGATAAACGATGACATCGATAACTACGTGAAACTGCTTATCAATATGGATGTACATCCATTGATAACCTCCGTAGCAAAACTTTGGGAAGGGGTTTCTTCAACGAGTATTGCTGATAGTAGGGATAATATTCAAACTCGCATCAATCGTATCGGCAAAAAAATCATTGTCGTGATAGATGATTTAGACAGGCTTGAAAAGGATGAGATATATGAAGTACTAAAACTCATAAGGAATACTGCCAAGTTTAAAAACCTTATTTATATTGTTGCTTACGACAGATATTATATCTGTACCACATTAAAAGAAAAAGGTATCGTAGCCCCAGAAACATACCTATATAAGATATTTCAAATGGAGGTGCTGCTACCTACATTTGAAGGTGACTTAATAGAGAAGATGTTGATGGATGAGCTTAAGAAACAGTTGGATGGTGAAGTACAGCTAAATTTCTTGAAGGCAATTGAGAATGAAGTCAGCAAAGCTAATCACACAAAAAGAGCTATCGTTTTTTTCCTTAAAAACTTTCGGGACGTAAAGCGGTTTGCGAATTTACTCTGCTTGGAGATAGAACAAGTAGCGACCGTAAAGCTTGTACATGATGTGCTCCCATGGGGATTGTTCTGGCTTGAAATTATCCATTATGCCTATGAGGATGTATATCTGAAACTAAGAGATAACTATACGGAATTGCTGGCAGAAAATGGTTTTGACGGAAAACTGACGTTGAAGGATGGTAAGAATGATAATGGTATATTGGACGAGCACTTGTTTGAAGTATTGAAATATATGTTTGGGCCATCGACTGATTGTAGAGGTATAAACAACATCAACAGCTATTCAACCTATTTTAGCTTACGTCCATATATAGACCAGGTGGGGTGGTCAGATTTTATCTACTCTGTTAATACAAATGATGATCAAGTTGTTGAGCAGAAGATGAAGGAATGGCTTGATTCTCCAGAGGGAAAAGAAGCCTCGTTGTATTCAAGATTTAAAGGTATTAAAATAGGAAAATCCACGAGATTCAGCAAGGCGTTTGTACATTATTTCAAGGCTTTGGAATTTTGGGCTGATTACAAAAATAACAGTGTCTGCAAGTATTATCTTCCCAAAATATATCATCACATCGTGGACAAACGCAATTGTAATGACGGGATGACATCTCATGTCTGTGATTTTTTTGACAAGACGATTAATCATCTATTGGAAAAACGTGAGAATTGTGTTCTTCTGATGGATATATTGACGGAAGTGTATCCAATGGATTTCGGTGAAGAATACCTCATAAATGACAATGTTATAGGTGAGGAGAAGATAAAAGAATATGTAGTTATGGCTTTCAATAAGTTTATTGAAGGTCGAGAGATAAAGGTTGAGGATCTTTGTGACGATAAAAGCGAGATACATAGGCTTATTAAGAGCGCTAAGATTGATATGACAGAAGATTTTGGAGGCGCTCCATTCTTTGTGTTTGATTTTCTTTTAAGGGATTATTTTAAGAATAAGCCTGTAAAGGATAGTGCCGCAGTTTTGATGAATACATTCAGGCTCAATGGGGATATGATTGATTGGGGGTATGAAGAGGATGAATTGAGACATGATTTGTCTAACCGTATTTCTAAATATTTTGTGAGTCTGATCTGGTATCGCAATTTCCTTTGGCAGTGCGTTGCAGAAGAAAGAACAGTCGTTGACAAGTATATGAAAGATAATTTGTTGGCGTAA